In the genome of Nonomuraea sp. NBC_00507, the window GGGTGTCCTTGAGGAGGAAACCCGCGGCTCCTGCTCGAAGGGCCGCGTAGACGTAGTCGTCGAGGTCGAACGTGGTCAGGATGAGCACGCGGACGCCTGCCGTCGCCGGATCGGCACAGATGCGGCGAGTGGCTTCGATGCCGTCCACGTCCGGCATCCGGATGTCCATGAGAACGACATCCGGCGTGTGCTCGCGGGCCAGCTCGACAGCCTCGACACCGGTGGCCGCCTCACCCACGGCCTGGAAGCCGGGTGTGTGGTCGACGAGGACGCGGAAGCTGCCGCGCACCATGGCCTGATCGTCGGCGATCAGAACGCGGACGCCGCTCACGGACTGCCTTCCCCCTGGAGCGGAAGCCGTACTGACACAGCGAAGCCTCCCTCCTCGCGTGGGCCTGCGGTGAAGGTTCCGCCGTACATGAGGGCCCGCTCCCGTATGCCAATCAGGCCGTGCCCGCCTGGGAGCTTGCGGCGTGGGCCGCCGGGCCCGTCGTCGACGACGTCGATGGCGGCGCTACCGCCTCGGGCCGTCACAGTGACAATGCAGCGGGTCGGGGCGGCGTGCTTGACGACGTTCGTGAGTGCTTCCTGCACGATTCGGTAGACCGTCAGCTGCGTGCCCTCGTTGAGGCCCGCCAGCCCACGCACGTTCAAAGCGACCTCGACCCCTGCCCGGCGCGTCTCCTCCGCGAGCCCGTCCAGACCTTCGATGCCGGGCACCGGCCCCATCGGGGCGCCGTCGGTGCGCAGGACGCCGAGTGCGCGGCGCATCTGCGTCAGCGCCGACCTGCTGGTCTCCTCGATGACCTTGAGCGCGGTGCTGGCCTCCTGCGGGTCGTCCGCTGCCACATGCGCCGCGACACCCGCTTTGACGGCGATGAGGCTGAGGTTGTGCGAGACGATGTCGTGCATCTCGCGCGCGATGTGCAGGCGCTCGGCCACCAGCGCGT includes:
- a CDS encoding response regulator transcription factor, which codes for MSGVRVLIADDQAMVRGSFRVLVDHTPGFQAVGEAATGVEAVELAREHTPDVVLMDIRMPDVDGIEATRRICADPATAGVRVLILTTFDLDDYVYAALRAGAAGFLLKDTPPAEVLNAIRVVADGDALLGPSITRRLIAEFAGRPQPGHRLVKSLDGLTGREREVLALIAHGLSNTELAEHLQLSMATVKTHIGRLLAKLQARDRAQLVIIAYETGLV
- a CDS encoding sensor histidine kinase — translated: MKRLPYVVDLVAAVAVTVTYLDFARTPATDGLPAYSGPAWLAWVVAAAAGLPIAVRRRWPLPVLGVVLAAVTSASILDLTREPYISAGLAAYLVGLAEPARRSVPALVITLPVASAGVYLGEAMITPSGSAQDAAGLIALVLMVIGGAWTAGFTVRSRRAGSRRKAEHALVAERLHIAREMHDIVSHNLSLIAVKAGVAAHVAADDPQEASTALKVIEETSRSALTQMRRALGVLRTDGAPMGPVPGIEGLDGLAEETRRAGVEVALNVRGLAGLNEGTQLTVYRIVQEALTNVVKHAAPTRCIVTVTARGGSAAIDVVDDGPGGPRRKLPGGHGLIGIRERALMYGGTFTAGPREEGGFAVSVRLPLQGEGSP